The following coding sequences lie in one Steroidobacter denitrificans genomic window:
- a CDS encoding glycosyltransferase family 2 protein: MEGESRSELDSVAPVCGDVSRLGLVSVIIPAYNAAGLIGETLQSIFRQSYDATEVLVVDDGSTDNTAEVVRAYAPKVTLLWQPNSGGCSSPRNHGLRLAQGEFVTFFDADDLMVPDKLQRQVDFLRRNPGCDTVLMDYRNFDEHGEASQTHFASCDQLRREAARYGGEEFLLDAYTATRILITENYAIAGSPMMRRSVFERVQPFDENLRASEDLDLIYRLARDGGLGIIAATGFLRRMHESNMSRRTGHILQYKIASREKLLVDEASSENRRLLERQIANFHMAFAEFDHPNAPGRALRHIWTALKFGHPPDLRVAKELVKSVLSAVKP, encoded by the coding sequence ATGGAGGGAGAATCTCGCAGCGAATTGGATTCCGTGGCGCCGGTATGCGGTGATGTGAGCAGGCTTGGCCTCGTTTCCGTCATCATTCCAGCATACAACGCTGCGGGCCTGATCGGCGAGACGCTCCAAAGCATCTTCCGACAGTCATACGATGCGACCGAGGTACTTGTCGTCGACGACGGCTCGACCGACAACACCGCTGAGGTCGTTCGAGCATACGCACCCAAGGTTACCTTGCTGTGGCAGCCCAACAGCGGTGGTTGCTCCTCGCCGCGAAATCACGGGTTGCGCCTGGCTCAGGGAGAGTTTGTAACGTTTTTCGACGCAGACGATCTCATGGTGCCGGACAAGTTGCAGCGCCAGGTCGATTTTCTACGCCGTAACCCCGGCTGTGATACGGTCTTGATGGACTATCGCAACTTCGATGAGCATGGCGAGGCGTCGCAGACCCACTTTGCATCCTGCGACCAGTTGCGTCGAGAGGCGGCGCGATACGGTGGGGAGGAGTTCCTGCTCGATGCATATACTGCGACCCGGATTCTCATTACCGAGAACTATGCCATCGCCGGATCTCCCATGATGCGTCGATCCGTCTTCGAGCGGGTGCAGCCCTTCGACGAGAATCTACGCGCGAGTGAAGACCTGGATTTGATCTACCGCTTGGCCCGTGATGGCGGCCTGGGGATCATCGCAGCGACCGGTTTTTTGCGCCGCATGCATGAATCCAACATGTCCCGGCGTACCGGACACATACTGCAGTACAAGATCGCCAGCCGCGAGAAGTTGCTTGTGGACGAGGCGAGTTCGGAGAATCGCCGCCTGCTGGAACGCCAGATTGCCAATTTTCACATGGCCTTTGCCGAATTCGATCATCCCAACGCTCCCGGACGGGCATTGCGCCATATCTGGACTGCTCTGAAGTTTGGGCATCCACCTGACTTGCGGGTGGCCAAAGAGCTGGTAAAAAGCGTCCTGAGTGCAGTGAAGCCATAG